Genomic window (Plasmodium knowlesi strain H genome assembly, chromosome: 9):
gGATGATATGCCCCAAGAGGGAATAAAAACAGTTCAGTTCACGTTAACCTTTGGCCCACATTTGGGGGGAGCGAATTTTTCTGATTCTATTGACCAGATTGAATTTGTGGAGTGCCATTTAGGGGgtacttttcctcctcaaaaaaaaaaagaaaaaaaaagaaagagaaaaagaaaacgcagCATGTTGAATAAGGCGTTAtttgtcccctttttacatGTATCCACAAagttgtttcttctttttttttttttttttttttttttttttttttctcccctcgCGGGTGGGTTGCTGCTATGCCGTAGAAGGGGTGAATTTAGTCagtggtattttttttttttcctggatCCTTCATCCCCGTTtggcgcttttttttttttttttctttatgttcattttttctccccccaaCTGAAgcaagaataaaaaaaaaaaaaaaatacggcTCGGTAATTTAGCAAATGGTATTTCGCATAATAATTGcagagaaggggaaaaaaaaaaaaaaaaatatatatatatatacatatatatatgagcgAACAAACagatttgcaaaaaaaaaaaaaaaaaaaaaaaaatatattaagtCACGAAGCAAACAGAAGAATAATTTTGCGTGAATCAAACCCTTTGTATCATCTGCTTTTTTTAGCAAttaccaatttttttaataaaaagggaTTTCCCATTTGGAGCATTAACACTTGTATGCTTTTTTACTTCCACGtggttttttccatttatccATATCCCCATTTCCTCAACCTTCCCGTTCATCAAAATGTTTAACGACCAGAAAGTTTTAGTCGACATTTACATCCCAAGGAAATGCTCGGCAACATCAAGACTCATCCACGCCAAGGAACATGGAGCTGTTCAAATTAACGTTGGCATGGTAAGGAGCTCACGTggagtgaaaaaatggagcggCTAAAACTGGAAATtgagaaaagaggaaaagaacaaatatgaATATTTTAACCGTCGAGAAGAGCACAACCCCGCGTTTATACGAACTCCTGCTTGTGCTGTTGGGGCCCCACGAAAAATGGGCTTTGGGGGTTTGTAGTGGAACTGTTGCCAATGAGAGGTTAATAAGTTTCGCTTAACATAAcaaaagagggagaaaaaaggaagcacgaaagaaagtggaaaaaaaaaaaaaaaatagagttGCACGGAACTCCATACCATCATTACGCATTGTGAAGAGCTCATTCAGTAGCGTGAACTGCCATATAAATAGTTGTTCGCATGTTTTTACATGCCCACACACGTATACGCAAATTGGTGAACACGtattaaatgtttttttttttttttttttttttttttccaccccaaCACACAGGTTAACAAGAATGGAGTGTACACAGGCGAGACGGAAACCTTTGCCATTGCTGGCCACGTCAGACAGAAGGGAGAATCGGATGCTTGCATGAACCGTCTCCTCCACGAGAAGAAGATGTTGTCCTTCCCAAATTAGGGAGATTGCATGAAGgcgaagaagtaaaaaaagtaaagaagcATGGATGTGAAGATATGTGAACAATTTCTCGGACATAGCCGCCTGCCGTGCGGTTGAAGCGCATGGCCATCTGCCaggccatttttttcattacgcTGGTACCCCTATTGCattattttaacattttctttttttttttttttttttttttttgcatatattttttcgcaaattttttcctttttggggTTTGTGAAGCATATATACTGTGTTTTCCCGCCCAATGCAACGTCCATTCTGCGCGCTCGTCTGACTTGGCGGCGCGAATCGAAAGACAAAGAAACGAAAACCGAATAGAGAGAGATTAAAcgcgtggaaaaaaaaaaaaaaaaaaatgtgcaatgaaaatttcttcacaaaGGTGTGCAGTATGGAAAACTGACCTGAGAGTGTtgatattattttataaacAAAGGGAAGTTTATGCggatggacaaaaaaaaaaaaaaaaaaaaaaaaaaaaagaatgaacgGGAGAAGGTACTAATATGTAGTACTTGTTTAGCATGTCAATCTGTGAGGGAACACTATCCCAAAATAGTCAAACACAAAACGGGTACGGATTCACTAaacaagaggaagaagaatcaaAACCCGATGTGTTGTAACCACTGCTTTATCTTCATCGTGTGGAGTCCCTTCACTTCTACATAGCCAATGTGTTCTCTAACGGGTGCTTCGCATATGGATCTTAGATGTTCCTTGAACGCCTGGGGGTAAGAGAGTTGGAAGAAATGTTTTTGCAGCCCTTAAAAAAGGTGGACATGTGCCAGAAGCGGTATTCCCCCGTGTTGGCAGACAGACATATAAGTGTATATGCTGAGGAGTGTAATGTAATTATTCACTCAGGAAAAAGTCAATGACAACTAACCTTTATGTCGCCATATATGTGTCGCACAACAGTCGTAACAATCGTTCCATGTTTCCTTATCTTGGGGTAGACGGGCAAATTCCCAGAGGTCGTCCTGCTGACCTGCGTTGAGGGGAAAATGGTTATCCAAACAGTGTAAGGCGGCTAGGTGGATCTTACAAATCGTTGCGAATAAAGTACTGACGAAGGGGGAGGGGCATATAGATACGAAATGGACAAgagaacaaataaatgaagGATGATGGATTCCCTCTGTATGGAACCTACCTTAAAAGGGAAGTTAAAggatgtttcatttttttttttaaatttggaCTGGAGGACACCCCTTTTGGAtaccaaagaaaaaaggctCGAGAGTGTTACCCTCCTGTTAATATctgtacatttaaaaaaagggtagcCATTCATCGTTCGTACTGACGGAACAAAGGAAGGGGGGCTGGGGTGGATTTTTGGTCAGAGGTCAGTGTATGCAACTGAATAGGGGTGTTACAAATGGGTCCTTCCAAGGGCTCTTCTTGGTAGAGCTTTTAATGCATACTTGTGGGTCCCTCTGCGTGGCTTTtcatatttgttcatttttttttttttttttttttttttttttttttttttttgtgtgttgcCTTCCTCATGGTTTGCAAACGCGTATAGAAGTATGAAGCAATTTTCTATTCTGGTGATTCAAAACCCGGTGAGTAATGGCATCTTCTTGTTAGTGCACAGTGGGGGGATTCGGAAAATGGCATAGGTACTTTTTGCCTCATCTTGGAGGTGCAAGGTTCCGTGAAGAAGATATCCATTAGCGCGTAGGATCCCCTCTTGGAATTATAACATTTGTAATTCGAATCAAGTAAATTTTCCACTACACTGTGTTATATACATGGATGTAAATTTAAACTTTACTTCCTCACTGTGTTCACACCTTTTCGAATCGGACGCAGGCCCGCACCGCCCCTTCACTTCAAAGAAGAAACAGCCCGTTGACCTACGTTCATTATGCTCATAATTTTGTGCAGGTCATTTTTCAGCGAGGCATATTCGTTTCGAAGGTGTtcaatttcttcatcatttctaATGTGTATTTCGTTGATTTGGTTTACCTGGCcatgggggaaaaggaaatgtggAGATTCGTTTGCGGATGGCACTGTCACTGTTGTTGCTATTCGCACTATGAACGGCGGTGTAATTTTGACGGGATGAAATGCGGAGAGCGCGTTGGTCCTTCCCTCAGACGATTTTACCAGTCGACCGTGCTTCTTAATAATGGCCAGAGGGGataattccttctttttcttttcgtcaTTCGTTGTGAGGGTTTTCCCAATGTGACATCTTGGAGCATCCCCCGGTGGAGACTTTGCCCCGTCCACTCTGTATGCATCGTTGAGGACACcaattgcaattttttttttgtttttatttttgccagACGAAAGGGAATTCTTTTTCGTGCCACCACTCGTAGAGacgcatttattttttagtgGAGCACAGTCATCTGTTCCGTCTGTTCCGTTGGGATATTCGCGTTTGTCCGTTTTCGCATGTTCGCTATCCTCGAGGTTGATTTCTTTGTGTGTTAGCGTAGGTTCCTTGAAGTAGACGACGCTTCCGTTTTTTGGCTTCTTCCCATTCTGCTCATTCTTCTCGTTGTGCCCCTTCTGATCGACACCATCAGAGGTATAGCTGAGATCACCTTTCGAATTATCATTATTCGTGGCGAGGCAAAAGACCTCCCCCTTAGTGTCGAGCGCCCTGTTGATATTACTCAGGATGGGATCGTTCTTAATTATCTGCTCGATATcattcttccttattttattttttagtagactttttttttttatttctattgaattttttttgaatttgaACTTTGACTTGTAGTACGAGTCACTGGAGTCGTCATCGGACAGGGTCTCCGGggccttttccttcccgagGTCGCTCATTTTGTGCAGAAGTGCAAAAGGGTGGGGGATGCTAACCGGTTGGGTAGTTCACCCGTTTGGGTAGTTCACCCGTTTGGGTAGTTCACCCAGTTGGGTAGTTCACCCAGTTGGGAGGTTCACCCGATTGTGATGTTCACGACGTTGACAGAGAATATTCTAACACTGCAATGGTTCGCTCCACACTTTGGAGACTCACCAGGGTTGCGCTGTACCATGTAAGGAGGTACCATTTTGgattgtttttcattttcattttttctctttttcctcgcGCAATGATAACTTAAAAAgctccccctccccctattAACTTAACCTCTTTTAGCGCGCAAGAAGAATGTCACATTTtgtgcatgaaaaaaaaaaaaaaaaaaaaaaaaagacaccaCGTGGCATATTATCAgccaaatgagaaaaaaaaaaaaaaaagttaaccaCTTAATTGAGGAAATCGTGTACCAATCGGGAACTCTAAAACGATATCCTATATCCTCCCCCCACACGTATATGAAACAACACCAAATGCACCTctgcaatttttctttcaatatTTGTACCTATACCTGAggcatactttttttattaacatttatttttgttcttaaaaGTTATTTCGATATGCACATGCACAAATATGTGTGTAGCGTGAATAACTTAtagggcgaaaaaaaaaaaaaaaaaaaattccttttcagCATAAGGAAAGTATATCCATATGTATGTCATAAAACACCTTCGCATTTACatgtgaagaattttttctttttttttttttccaaggaTGTTGTTCTCCCTATTTGGCCAAAGCGTGAATGTTATATTTGTGTGCGTCTGTGTGTACAAGGTATATTTATGGCTCTTTCGTTCTTCCTTCGGCGTTGGCGCTTCAAAACAACAGCTGTAGTGAGGTCGTGGAAATTACCTCGATCTTTGTCTcatctttcttctcttcttttgcaATCGTCTggttctctttttcttccactgtgaggaaaaaaaaaaaaaaaaaaaaaaaaattacaatggTGTCGCGGCATAAGTGGCGAATGTAAATCTCATTTGTACTTCTACATCGCCTCCCTCGCATAAACATGCAGTAATGACAAAACTCTTTGGGGAAACAGAAACACAATGTGCCGAGAAGTTTTATTTAAAGGCATAAGGAGAGATGGCACTAATATGTTGGTTCAATGTGGTATCCACGGACGATACAAAAAACGTGTTGAATGAGAAGCAATCTTTCCAATGTAAACACAGTGAAGTAACGCATTTAGCATTCCCCATTAactctttctttattttatttattttttcttttcttctcttacCTTCCAGCGCATCTTTGCCCTTGACTTCTTATAACGACTAGCCCCATGTGCCATGGTGACTTTTTTGAATTGGCCTTTTGaggggaattaaaaaaaaaaattgaaaagatattttcttcttccttatttgACCCTACTCAAATGGATATATGTAACTTCCTCTTAAAAGTTTTGTTTTTACGAAAAGTTGTTCACTCTTCTAATTCGTTTTGTTTttggtttaatttttttttttttttttttttttttacttataaatttgttttttggatttatttatttttttttttcttaaaatatgTAGCCAAATGAGATGTTCAAGtgaggtgttttttttttttttttttttttttttttttttttttgcgccgTATTTGCTACTCTTCGTATTGCTTTTCAtacccccttcttttttctttgataAAAGTAttgacaaaaaataaaaaagagccCTCAAAGGGGAGAGGGTATGTCGTGGGGTCAATGGCGAATATTGTATTGCCCCTTGTCGCCGCTTTTAGGACCGCGCAACGGGTATCACGGAGGAAGGGGAACTACATATGCCAACCACACTGGgctcataaaaaatatgtaccaCCGTATGCAGCGAAGGAACAGCATGGTACCCCCCACAATGGGCGAAGATCATCATTCTactgcatacatatatttataaacgCAAACACTCAGGGGTATATTTTTCAGGTACGCCGCTACTACTTGGAATGCAGAACCACTACCCCGCTAATTCCGCATTCGACCAACAATATATTATAGCACATCGTGACGCACCATGGTCCGTGTACATGTTGATAAAGCCAAGTGCGTATAAGTTAGTATACACAGAGAGTCGAcaccccccctccccccttctcTGCAGGGGCTTTTGTATAGCTTTAAATTTGTTTTGgtacaaaaatgggaaaataactataaaaggggaaacaggaaaaaaaaaaaaaaaaaaaaaaaaagaggtgcgCAATAATTTTGTacctttgcattttttgcgATAGCAGGATGGTTTGCTACGCCACTTTGAGTAAAAGCGAAGGACCAGCGAAACTGTGGTATTTTATTATGCATCCCTTGAAGgatatcacaaaaaaaaaaaaagaaaaagagaacaacaaagggggaggaatGACCTACCAGTGGGGATAGCCCATCCCCTGGGGGGAATGCGATACTGATGAAAAAACCTTCGCAAAGGTAATGTTCCACAGGCAAATTACatgaagatttaaaaaaaaaaaaaattaccaatgGAGCTAACTGATCAATGGGGTTCCATAACCAAAGCGCATAGGAAGGGATGAACCGAACCCACTTTTCAGCATTCCTAATGTGAAAATTTCTTACTTCCCTTTTGGTGTATAATTTTTGGGCCCAAGTCCACCATTTTCTGAACCCTCTCATTGAATCCATCTTGTTGCTACCTTGTATTTTAGCAGAACAGGTGGAATATGCCTACGGttaaaaaagtaacaaaCGAGGTGTAGCTGCACCGCGGAGGTGCTGCATATGAAGGGTAAATGAAATTTCCACCATTGGATGCGAGCTCGGTATGTCGCGCCCAAGGGAATGGCAAAacgtggaaaaaagaaaaaaggaaaaaaaaaaaagaaatgcaatAAAGGGGGGTGTGGCTatagaaagggaagaaacacTGAAGCATCGtttgtacgtatatgtatctATGGTTATTTGGGTGTATATTCTCCATCACCttgcatgtgtgtgtgtgtgagtGACTCTCCTTTGACCATCCAAAAGTGATCACCACCCCATGTGATATGTGTCGCATTTTTCCGTTACACCCATATTGGGCACCACATGAAGATCAACAACTGCAATGGAGGAGGTAATGACATGTGGCACAGCCCAAGTTATTCCTCTACCCGCCCCCCCTCTGAGACTGTGTAATAGCTTTTCCTGAACCCATACGATAGCTGCAATAATAGCGCGTAGGAGAAAtgttttattccttctgTGCATAAAGGCCGGACCGGGGGGGGGTCCACCCTTATATCATGCACATGATGGACGCATTCCCAATTTCGCTAGTAAAATGGAGGACCACTCAcataatggggaaaaaaatctttcAGACATTcttgtaaaaaagggaaaggaaaaaaaaaaaaaaaaaaaaaaaatgtagacaaAATGTGTGCACTATATAAGCTTTTTAACAACTGTTctctcattttcttttttactttgtgGGTATTGGGGGAAAAATTCTCTGCTCGCTCATTTATAAGGTTACTCAATTAGcggggaggaaaataataGGATTTATGGCATCATGCGTGCCACTATTTGTGGTGAAAAACTGTCTGTCTTCGAATCCTCCCCCACGCCCCTATGTTGTAGTACATCAtcgggaaaaagaaaaaaaaaaaaaaaaaaaaaatatttttttttcactttccaaAGGGAAGTTATCTGAACCGCTTCTACATTTTAAGTGAGTTCTCCTTAACCGAATGCAACGGAAATTTGGAGGACAGCTCACTGagtatttcttccttgtttaattcttttcttttttttttttttttttggtgaaatgGGAGGAGAGAGGCACTGCTTAAGGTGTGCATTTTGTGAGCATCCCTTTTTGCGAGATATTTTTTCCGTGTGACGAGAGCGGTAAAGGGGTCCCCAAATTTTTGAAGGGTGAGAAAACCTAATCAGGTGCATGCTATGTACACTTATAGtaggccaaaaaaaaaaaaaaaaaaaaaaaaaaaaaaaaaaaaaaagactccCTAGGTGGAAGATGTCCTACCTCTGTTTAGTGTTCTTAGTACATTCTTTATCTAATCCGATTTGCTTCTATCTAAATGTAGATTCTCTCCGTGTGGACAATTTGTTCCGACTCCGCGGTGAGTCCCGCACGTGTTATCTAATCCGCCTTGTTTCTGCGTAGTCGACGCTTCTTCCCTCAATGAAGCACCGAGCAGAGGCAGAATTGGGGGGAGGCAATTCCCTCTCCCCCAGTAGACACCcgcgaagggaaaaaatcacTCCACTGATGAACCTAAAGAAAGCACTGCTCGATGCAGACGTGCTGATAGATGTGtccaaaattaaaatttacgCCAAGGAGAATTTCGATCTTGAATTAATAAACAACGTAAATGATCGGTTCGTAGAAAAGACATATAACTTACTGCTAgacacaagaaaaaatataattcccGAAGACGAACTTAatgattttatatttctgctgatgaatgaaagaaaggaaaacagcCAACTGGAAAAGATGAGCAGAAAAGGCCACGACAAAAGTGAGTCCGCCAAATGtccaataaaaaatgaagttacgaatttgataaaaaaaatgaataaatttcacttttattttaaagaatTTCTCAAGAAGGATAAATTATGGATGGATGTTGCAGATCGATGCGATGGAAAGGGTACCACGTGGGGTAATACGAAAGGTACTACCCTGGATAATCGAAGAACACACCAACAATCACCTGTCCATCAGAACACTGACAATGCGTGCAGAAAGGATCGCACTTATTTGTCTCACATACAAAGGAAAGGTGAAAAGGGAATGGTGGAAACCTTGTATTCACAGAGTAAGGAGAGAAAGGAACACcgggaaaaaacagaacgaGCCATACGTAGCTTGTTGAGTAGCGGACTCAGCGAGATGGAAGAAATGACAGAAGTGCCTGAGGAAATACATAACAGTTTCGCAGGATTAGAACATGCAACAAAAAAGATGGCTCCATTTACCCAATGCGTAAAG
Coding sequences:
- a CDS encoding 40S ribosomal protein S21, putative, which translates into the protein MFNDQKVLVDIYIPRKCSATSRLIHAKEHGAVQINVGMVNKNGVYTGETETFAIAGHVRQKGESDACMNRLLHEKKMLSFPN
- a CDS encoding 60S ribosomal protein L41, putative, which translates into the protein MAHGASRYKKSRAKMRWKWKKKRTRRLQKKRRKMRQRSR